In Erigeron canadensis isolate Cc75 chromosome 1, C_canadensis_v1, whole genome shotgun sequence, a single window of DNA contains:
- the LOC122585860 gene encoding SKP1-like protein 13, whose translation MSSKPIVLVSSEGEKFTTDESVAVQCKTIHHLIEDGCADSDIPVHNVTGKILSKVIEYCEKHAKSPNNTDDDQTDEELKAFDAGFYDFVNDQKTAFDIMLAANYLDNKSLLELGCKKVAESVKGLTTRDIRKLYRIRNDFTPEEEAKVQEENAWSFD comes from the exons ATGTCGTCTAAACCCATTGTGCTCGTGAGTTCCGAAGGAGAGAAGTTCACTACTGATGAGTCCGTGGCCGTGCAATGTAAAACAATCCACCACTTGATCGAAGATGGATGTGCTGATTCCGATATTCCTGTTCACAACGTCACAGGCAAGATACTTTCAAAGGTGATCGAGTATTGTGAGAAGCATGCCAAGTCACCAAACAACACGGATGATGATCAGACTGATGAGGAGCTCAAGGCGTTTGATGCCGGGTTTTATGATTTCGTGAATGATCAAAAAACTGCTTTTGATATTATGCTG gCTGCAAACTATCTGGACAACAAGAGTCTACTGGAGCTAGGGTGTAAGAAAGTTGCTGAATCGGTGAAAGGATTGACTACTAGGGATATTCGCAAGCTGTACCGCATCAGGAACGACTTCACTCCCGAAGAAGAGGCGAAGGTCCAAGAAGAAAATGCCTGGtcttttgattga
- the LOC122584529 gene encoding SKP1-like protein 1 has translation MASSSKSKQVTLLSCDGESFDVEECVAMECLTIKHMIEDGCADSSIPVHNVTGATLSKVIDYCNKHTDPSFTPTELKAFDADFYKVDQKMLFDIILAANYLDNKSLLELGCRTVAESVRGLTTREIRKLYRIRNDFTPEEEAKVREENAWSFD, from the exons ATGGCATCATCATCCAAATCCAAACAAGTGACGCTATTGAGTTGCGACGGCGAGTCCTTCGATGTTGAAGAGTGTGTGGCGATGGAGTGTCTGACCATCAAACACATGATTGAAGACGGCTGCGCCGATTCCAGCATCCCTGTCCATAATGTCACTGGCGCCACCCTTTCCAAAGTCATCGACTATTGTAACAAGCATACCGACCCTTCCTTCACTCCCACCGAACTCAAGGCTTTTGACGCCGACTTCTACAAAGTTGATCAGAAAATGCTCTTTGATATCATTTTG GCTGCAAACTATCTGGACAACAAGAGTCTACTGGAGCTAGGGTGTAGGACAGTTGCTGAATCGGTGAGAGGATTGACAACAAGAGAGATTCGCAAGCTATACCGCATCAGGAACGACTTCACTCCCGAAGAAGAGGCAAAGGTCCGAGAAGAAAATGCCTGGTCTTTTGATTAA